The Vescimonas coprocola genome includes a window with the following:
- a CDS encoding uracil-DNA glycosylase, which yields MDQQWEQLRQRCLVCRACSLAQERTQVVFGVGDPAAEVLLVGEAPGANEDKQGEPFVGRAGKLLDDMLQMIGLSRERIYITNSVKCRPPQNRDPLNTEKEACSGYLRRQMELMQPKILVCLGRISAMELIKPDFRITQEHGLFFRQDGIEKMAMYHPAALLRDPGKKPETFEDLKRLQAKIREICVRTKLDF from the coding sequence ATGGATCAGCAGTGGGAACAGCTGCGGCAGCGGTGTCTGGTCTGCCGGGCGTGCAGTCTGGCCCAGGAGCGGACCCAGGTGGTGTTCGGCGTGGGCGATCCGGCGGCGGAGGTGCTGCTGGTGGGGGAGGCCCCCGGCGCCAACGAGGACAAGCAGGGGGAGCCCTTTGTGGGCCGGGCCGGGAAGCTGCTGGACGATATGCTGCAAATGATCGGCCTGTCCCGTGAGCGCATCTATATCACCAACAGTGTCAAGTGCCGCCCGCCCCAAAACCGGGACCCGCTGAACACCGAGAAGGAGGCGTGCAGCGGCTATCTGCGGCGGCAAATGGAGCTGATGCAGCCGAAAATCCTGGTGTGTCTGGGGCGCATCAGCGCCATGGAGCTTATCAAGCCTGATTTCCGCATCACGCAGGAGCACGGCCTGTTTTTCCGGCAGGACGGCATAGAAAAGATGGCCATGTACCACCCGGCGGCCCTGCTGCGGGACCCCGGCAAGAAGCCGGAGACTTTCGAGGATCTCAAGCGCTTACAGGCCAAAATTCGTGAGATCTGCGTCCGGACAAAGCTGGATTTTTAA